From a single Rhizobium lusitanum genomic region:
- a CDS encoding PLP-dependent aminotransferase family protein, which yields MTPAAQWPALDRTSGDLEGQVYRLMRDRILRGQMPAGQRLPSTRTLAISLGVARSTVVNAYERMKAEGYLQSTTGAATRVAEFATPPLQGQAAPTSLRPQPTVEVAFDGLFKSGVPDVAAFPHAAWARYLGARGRSLRVHDLGYGAHSGIRELREAILEHISTTRGVIARPEQLIIVPSTGAAIDVLARVLLRSDRPDGALAWIEEPGYGTAQALLRMACANLVPVPCDIEGIDIAKAAGPPPRLIYVTPSHQYPTGATMSLSRRLALLDFARANGSVVLEDDYDSEFQYASRPIAALQGIDRGEVVAYLGTFSKTLAPGLRVAYAVVPSWLVPEVTAAQLLRGAVVPIHIQAALADFIRDGRFRAHLRHMNAIYAARMAAAVSALRRHCGDWLEVGEGAGGLQLATWFRNADTDDLAATQGINGEGFALRAMSSLHLGPPRPGLLFGIARMPPEAADAAVARIAKLLRVLPASA from the coding sequence ATGACACCTGCGGCGCAATGGCCGGCGCTCGATCGAACTTCCGGCGATCTGGAGGGGCAGGTCTATCGTCTGATGCGCGACCGCATCCTCCGGGGGCAGATGCCCGCCGGACAACGGCTGCCGTCGACAAGGACGCTGGCGATCTCGCTCGGTGTGGCGCGTTCCACCGTGGTCAATGCCTATGAGCGGATGAAGGCCGAGGGCTATCTGCAATCGACGACGGGGGCGGCGACCCGCGTCGCCGAATTCGCAACGCCGCCTCTGCAGGGGCAGGCAGCGCCTACTTCACTCAGGCCGCAGCCAACAGTTGAGGTCGCCTTCGACGGCCTGTTCAAGTCCGGCGTGCCGGATGTCGCCGCCTTTCCGCATGCCGCCTGGGCGCGGTATCTCGGCGCGCGCGGTCGTTCGCTCCGGGTGCACGATCTCGGCTACGGCGCCCATAGTGGCATTCGCGAGCTGCGCGAGGCGATCCTCGAGCACATCTCCACCACGCGCGGCGTGATCGCTCGCCCCGAGCAGCTGATCATCGTTCCCTCGACCGGAGCGGCCATTGATGTTCTGGCGCGTGTCCTGCTGCGATCGGATCGCCCGGATGGCGCTCTCGCCTGGATAGAAGAGCCGGGCTATGGAACGGCGCAGGCCTTGCTGCGGATGGCGTGCGCGAATCTCGTGCCGGTGCCCTGCGATATCGAGGGCATCGATATCGCCAAGGCCGCCGGTCCGCCGCCGCGATTGATCTATGTCACTCCCTCGCATCAATATCCGACCGGCGCGACCATGAGCCTTTCCCGCCGTCTGGCTCTCCTCGACTTTGCCCGCGCCAACGGTTCGGTCGTGTTGGAAGACGATTACGACAGCGAATTCCAGTATGCCTCGCGCCCGATCGCCGCCCTGCAGGGCATCGACCGTGGCGAAGTCGTCGCCTATCTCGGCACCTTCTCGAAGACGCTCGCTCCCGGCCTGCGCGTCGCCTACGCGGTCGTGCCGTCCTGGCTTGTGCCGGAGGTTACCGCCGCACAGCTGTTGAGAGGGGCCGTCGTCCCCATTCATATTCAGGCAGCACTTGCCGATTTCATCCGCGATGGCCGTTTTCGCGCCCATCTGAGACATATGAACGCAATCTATGCCGCACGCATGGCAGCCGCCGTTTCCGCGTTGCGCCGCCATTGCGGCGATTGGCTCGAGGTGGGCGAGGGCGCCGGCGGGCTGCAACTGGCCACCTGGTTCCGGAATGCGGACACCGACGATCTGGCGGCGACGCAAGGGATCAACGGAGAGGGGTTTGCGCTCCGCGCCATGTCGTCCCTGCACCTCGGCCCTCCACGGCCGGGCCTGCTGTTCGGCATTGCGCGCATGCCGCCCGAAGCAGCGGATGCGGCGGTGGCAAGGATTGCCAAGCTGCTTCGAGTTCTGCCAGCTAGCGCCTAA
- a CDS encoding pyridoxamine 5'-phosphate oxidase family protein, whose product MADLSPPPTADYPITERTRVRREHHRGSHAQADVHAILDAAPLCHVGYVINGAPYVTPTLHWREGNHVYWHGSAASRFLRAAEDMPVCLTCSIMDGYVLARSAFYHSVNYRSAMVFGKARLLEDAEEKADALRRFVENLFPGRWDSLRPMTGQEVKATSVLRMEIEEATAKVRNGPPGDADEADVPVWAGVLPVRSHLAPAEAAPGLLDGIELPEPLAALIQSGRLR is encoded by the coding sequence ATGGCCGATCTCTCCCCGCCGCCCACCGCAGACTATCCGATCACCGAACGCACGCGCGTGCGGCGCGAGCATCATCGCGGCAGCCATGCTCAGGCAGATGTCCATGCTATTCTGGACGCCGCCCCACTCTGTCACGTCGGCTATGTCATCAACGGTGCGCCCTATGTGACGCCGACGCTGCATTGGCGCGAAGGCAATCATGTCTACTGGCATGGGTCCGCCGCCAGCCGTTTTCTGCGCGCGGCGGAGGATATGCCCGTCTGCCTCACCTGCAGCATCATGGACGGCTACGTGCTCGCCCGCTCCGCCTTCTACCATTCGGTCAACTACCGCTCCGCCATGGTGTTCGGCAAGGCACGCCTGCTGGAGGACGCCGAGGAGAAGGCCGACGCGCTGCGCCGTTTCGTCGAGAACCTGTTTCCCGGTCGCTGGGACAGCCTGCGGCCGATGACCGGCCAAGAGGTGAAAGCGACATCGGTCCTGCGGATGGAAATCGAGGAGGCGACCGCCAAGGTGCGCAACGGCCCACCGGGCGATGCCGACGAGGCGGATGTTCCGGTCTGGGCGGGCGTCTTGCCGGTACGCAGCCATCTCGCCCCGGCGGAAGCCGCGCCGGGATTGCTCGACGGAATAGAACTACCCGAACCACTGGCGGCGCTGATACAATCAGGCCGGCTTCGATAG
- a CDS encoding GNAT family N-acetyltransferase: MDLTNWNGVPRPERIALEGHYVRLEPLDTARHGADLFASAQAPGAHDRFRYLFEGPPADLAAFTPWFEKAAASTDPLFFATIDKRTGQAEGRQALMRIDPAHGVIEIGSILWGPAIARSRVTTETLYLFASYVFDTLGYRRFEWKCNNLNEPSKSAAERFGFTFEGIFRQHMVAKGQNRDTAWFAMIDADWPRLKAGYQRWLSPENFDEAGQQKSKLTFG, from the coding sequence ATGGATCTTACGAATTGGAACGGTGTACCGCGCCCGGAACGGATCGCCCTGGAGGGCCATTATGTCCGCCTGGAACCGCTCGACACCGCACGCCACGGCGCCGACCTCTTCGCCTCGGCACAGGCGCCCGGAGCCCATGATCGCTTCCGCTACCTGTTCGAGGGGCCTCCCGCCGATCTCGCCGCCTTCACGCCCTGGTTCGAAAAGGCTGCGGCCAGTACCGACCCGCTGTTCTTCGCGACGATCGACAAGCGGACGGGACAGGCCGAAGGCCGGCAGGCCTTGATGCGCATCGACCCCGCACATGGCGTCATCGAGATCGGCAGCATTCTATGGGGGCCCGCAATCGCCCGCAGCCGCGTCACCACCGAGACGCTCTATCTCTTCGCCTCCTACGTCTTCGACACGCTCGGCTATCGTCGTTTCGAATGGAAATGCAACAATCTCAACGAGCCGTCCAAAAGTGCCGCCGAGCGCTTCGGCTTCACCTTCGAAGGCATCTTCCGCCAGCACATGGTCGCCAAGGGCCAAAACCGCGACACCGCCTGGTTTGCCATGATCGACGCCGACTGGCCGCGCCTGAAGGCCGGCTATCAGCGGTGGTTGAGCCCTGAGAATTTCGACGAGGCCGGGCAACAGAAGAGCAAGCTGACATTCGGCTAA
- the aac(6') gene encoding aminoglycoside 6'-N-acetyltransferase yields the protein MWIEEASLEHQDAWSRLRGELWPDSSTEHHRVEMMQILTKENAIAFVVCDQTGNPMGFAEATLRHDYVNGCKTSPVLFLEGIYVRREYRRQGAAHLLCSAVADWGRAAGCREFASDALLDNVESHAFHDALGFEETQRVVYFRKPL from the coding sequence ATGTGGATAGAAGAAGCCAGCCTCGAACATCAGGATGCATGGTCGCGTCTGCGCGGCGAACTCTGGCCGGATAGCTCGACGGAGCATCATCGTGTTGAGATGATGCAAATTCTCACGAAAGAAAACGCTATAGCCTTCGTTGTTTGCGATCAGACCGGTAACCCTATGGGGTTTGCTGAGGCGACGCTGCGGCATGACTATGTCAATGGCTGCAAGACCTCTCCGGTGCTTTTCCTCGAAGGCATCTATGTGCGCCGGGAGTACAGGCGGCAGGGCGCAGCGCACTTGCTCTGTAGCGCGGTTGCCGATTGGGGACGCGCTGCCGGGTGCCGGGAATTTGCTTCGGATGCGCTGCTCGACAATGTCGAAAGCCATGCCTTTCACGACGCATTAGGTTTCGAGGAAACCCAACGCGTCGTGTATTTCCGAAAGCCGCTTTAG
- a CDS encoding sterol desaturase family protein translates to MTFQNSSRLYAAVSSLLWPAIFCAGLTGSYFAFQSNMHLLWFNVTYFSIVAIIAIFERLMPYEETWLESDGETFNNIAHTLLSKGGVQIAAAIGTSFPMAVATVAQPFLSHKANIWPEQWPMALQVVLGLVIAEFGLYLAHRLAHEYLSLWRFHALHHSVERLWVINTGRFHIIDSLFKIALGQIPLYLLGAPLPVFLWIGAVTAFIGLLTHCNIDVRTGPLDWILSTPRLHRWHHSKLLAEGNTNYGENLVIWDQILGTYYNPPRPSSTDIGITGKVADSFLAQLAQPFSKKGAKQIIGKKPKELRDKEELAARAASARKQADAPIRKSG, encoded by the coding sequence ATGACGTTTCAAAACAGTTCGCGCCTTTACGCTGCTGTTTCATCCCTGTTGTGGCCCGCCATCTTTTGTGCCGGCCTGACAGGCTCCTATTTCGCCTTTCAATCCAATATGCATCTGCTGTGGTTCAACGTCACCTATTTCTCGATCGTAGCGATCATCGCGATCTTCGAGCGGCTGATGCCCTATGAAGAGACTTGGCTGGAAAGCGATGGCGAGACGTTCAACAATATCGCCCATACGCTCCTGAGCAAGGGCGGCGTGCAGATCGCCGCGGCCATCGGCACGTCATTTCCGATGGCGGTAGCGACCGTGGCGCAGCCGTTCCTGAGCCACAAGGCGAATATCTGGCCGGAGCAATGGCCGATGGCCCTGCAGGTCGTGCTCGGGCTCGTCATTGCCGAATTCGGCCTCTATCTCGCCCATCGCCTTGCGCATGAATATCTGTCGCTCTGGCGCTTCCATGCCCTGCATCACAGCGTCGAACGCCTGTGGGTTATCAATACCGGACGCTTCCATATCATCGACTCGCTGTTCAAGATCGCGCTCGGCCAGATCCCGCTCTATCTGCTCGGCGCGCCGCTGCCGGTCTTCCTGTGGATCGGTGCAGTCACGGCCTTTATCGGTCTTCTGACCCATTGCAACATCGATGTGCGCACAGGCCCGCTCGACTGGATCTTGTCGACGCCGCGCCTGCACCGCTGGCATCATTCCAAGCTGCTTGCCGAGGGCAACACCAATTACGGCGAGAACCTGGTGATCTGGGACCAGATCCTCGGCACCTATTACAATCCGCCACGCCCTTCCTCCACCGACATCGGCATCACCGGCAAGGTCGCAGACAGTTTCCTCGCCCAGCTCGCGCAGCCCTTTTCCAAGAAGGGCGCCAAGCAAATCATCGGCAAGAAACCGAAGGAATTGCGGGACAAGGAAGAGCTGGCGGCCAGGGCCGCTTCCGCACGCAAACAGGCCGACGCGCCGATCCGAAAGTCCGGCTGA
- a CDS encoding thiamine pyrophosphate-dependent enzyme: MEGRFTTDHLKQLHRIFFTSREIDRLEREFIKQGIAHFHVSGAGHESTALLNEFLHDDDWLHLHYRDKALMLARGMPIREFFSSLLATGNSHSAGRQMSAHLSSRALNITSIVGPVGNNALHAVGASAALKHKPNMPIAICCVGDGTTQQGEFLEAVAEAVRGQYPIVFVVEDNNFSISTRTTKQTFFDLPTGPAPSFYGLDIIRAEGDDLPASREAFRKAVRHSRNNRTPSLVVINMARLTDHTNADDQKTYRTQEEIETAAYRDPLINLRAALLKAGIDDAALEKIEKDLTAEVQAEAALARKEDAPKVEPEAKAPYPASFDKTAEYRGGASATTLTMREALNGVLDRQLANNPDVVLFGQDIEDPKGDVFGVTRGLSTKYPERVYNAALSESTIVGTAVGRALAGQRPVAFLQFADFLPLAYNQIVSEMGSMFWRTKGDWESPVIVMVSCGGYKPGLGPFHAQSFESMLAHTPGIDVVMPSTAGDAAGLLNAAFESRRPTVFLYPKAVLNNSDGRTSTDLDQHFVRPGLSRYIARGRDLTLVTYGNTVSLCAKAASAFETQGFSVEVIDLRSISPWDEKEVLASAKRTKRLIVVHEDNRTVGMGAEIVATVSEKADVPVVVRRLARSDSHVPFNFGNQLETLPSYSKLVDLMAEVLECEVTWHEEDKSGPTAAIKAIGSGPADENVLVTDLLVKPGDTIEVGQLVAVVEATKASVEICANIGGLVQEVFVKIGDQIATDSPLLTVNADRDLSERNFALASEVQNKFVLRRLKSHAIPAMRRHSGNFTEIAVSGMGFATGARRVSNEEIIHNWPNRRAEEIFALTGIKSRFWVGPGEGTLSLATKAVRDLLQQTNTTIHDMDLVIAATGTPDISTPSLASRVAVAVAEDGVRPSLAAYDMGAACSGYLYALQQAYDFIAQQNDAKVLIVTSEVLSPLLDMSDFSTAILFGDAATACLVTSRDMARNPLFAASRPVINGRPEPGDLLYVPLPDKGVISMNGRSVFTEAVHSMSRSIEDACVDAGLELANLDLLVPHQANQRIIDTIAKRSGRPALSVIENYGNTSSSSIPLAMMHVAKERSEPLNLGLVAFGGGMTSGAAIVRTIK, encoded by the coding sequence ATGGAAGGGAGATTTACCACAGATCATCTCAAGCAACTCCATAGAATATTTTTCACATCTCGTGAAATAGATAGACTTGAACGAGAGTTCATCAAGCAAGGTATAGCACATTTTCATGTTTCCGGTGCCGGACACGAGTCGACGGCGCTGTTGAATGAATTCCTTCACGATGACGATTGGCTGCATCTGCACTATCGCGACAAAGCCCTGATGCTGGCGCGCGGCATGCCCATTCGTGAGTTTTTCTCCAGCCTTCTTGCCACGGGCAACTCCCATTCCGCCGGCCGCCAGATGAGCGCGCATCTTTCCTCCCGCGCTCTCAACATCACCTCCATCGTCGGTCCGGTCGGCAACAACGCACTTCACGCCGTCGGCGCCAGCGCGGCGCTGAAACATAAGCCCAACATGCCGATCGCCATTTGTTGCGTTGGCGACGGCACCACGCAGCAAGGCGAATTTCTCGAGGCCGTCGCCGAAGCGGTGCGCGGCCAGTATCCCATCGTCTTCGTCGTCGAAGACAATAATTTCTCCATCTCGACGCGCACCACGAAGCAGACCTTCTTCGATCTTCCGACCGGCCCCGCGCCGTCTTTCTACGGCCTCGATATCATCCGCGCCGAAGGCGACGATCTGCCGGCCTCGCGTGAAGCCTTCCGCAAGGCCGTCCGCCACAGCCGCAACAACCGCACGCCGAGCCTCGTCGTTATCAACATGGCGCGGCTGACCGACCATACCAACGCCGACGACCAGAAGACCTATCGCACGCAGGAAGAGATCGAGACCGCGGCCTACCGCGATCCGCTTATCAATTTGCGAGCTGCCCTGCTGAAGGCAGGCATCGATGACGCCGCGCTGGAGAAGATCGAAAAAGACCTGACCGCCGAGGTGCAGGCGGAAGCCGCCCTTGCCCGCAAGGAAGATGCACCGAAGGTCGAGCCGGAAGCAAAAGCGCCCTACCCCGCCTCCTTCGACAAGACAGCCGAATATCGCGGCGGCGCGAGTGCAACGACGCTGACCATGCGCGAGGCACTGAACGGCGTACTCGACAGGCAGCTAGCCAACAATCCGGATGTCGTCCTGTTCGGCCAGGACATCGAGGACCCCAAGGGCGACGTCTTCGGCGTTACCCGCGGCCTCAGCACGAAATATCCCGAGCGCGTCTACAATGCGGCGCTGAGTGAATCGACCATCGTCGGTACCGCCGTCGGCCGCGCCCTTGCCGGCCAGCGCCCGGTCGCCTTCCTGCAATTCGCCGATTTCCTGCCGCTCGCCTATAACCAGATCGTCTCGGAAATGGGCAGCATGTTCTGGCGCACCAAAGGCGACTGGGAATCGCCCGTCATCGTGATGGTGAGCTGCGGCGGCTACAAGCCGGGCCTTGGACCGTTCCATGCCCAGAGTTTCGAAAGCATGCTGGCGCATACGCCCGGCATCGACGTCGTCATGCCCTCCACCGCCGGCGACGCCGCTGGCCTGCTCAATGCCGCCTTCGAATCCAGACGCCCGACCGTCTTCCTTTATCCGAAGGCCGTTCTCAACAATTCCGACGGCCGCACGTCCACCGATCTCGACCAGCATTTCGTCCGTCCCGGCCTGTCGCGCTATATCGCCCGCGGCCGCGACCTGACGCTGGTTACCTACGGCAACACGGTGTCGCTCTGCGCCAAGGCGGCAAGCGCCTTCGAAACCCAGGGATTTTCGGTGGAGGTCATCGACCTGCGTTCGATCTCGCCCTGGGATGAAAAGGAAGTACTTGCCAGCGCCAAGCGCACCAAGCGTCTGATCGTCGTCCATGAAGACAACCGCACGGTTGGCATGGGCGCCGAAATCGTTGCCACCGTCTCCGAGAAGGCCGACGTGCCCGTCGTCGTCCGCCGGCTCGCCCGCTCGGACTCGCATGTTCCCTTCAACTTCGGCAACCAGCTGGAAACGCTGCCATCCTACAGCAAGCTGGTCGATCTGATGGCCGAGGTCCTCGAATGCGAGGTCACCTGGCATGAAGAGGACAAGTCTGGGCCCACTGCCGCCATCAAAGCGATCGGCTCCGGCCCTGCCGACGAAAACGTGCTGGTGACTGACCTTCTGGTGAAGCCGGGCGACACGATCGAGGTCGGTCAGCTCGTCGCCGTGGTCGAGGCGACCAAGGCTTCGGTCGAGATCTGCGCCAATATCGGCGGCCTGGTACAGGAGGTCTTCGTCAAGATCGGCGATCAGATCGCCACCGACAGCCCGCTTCTGACGGTCAATGCCGACCGCGACCTGAGCGAGCGCAATTTCGCGCTTGCTTCCGAGGTCCAGAACAAGTTCGTGCTGCGTCGCCTGAAGTCGCACGCCATCCCGGCGATGCGCCGCCATTCCGGCAACTTCACGGAAATCGCCGTCAGCGGCATGGGCTTCGCAACCGGTGCCCGCCGGGTCAGCAACGAAGAAATCATCCACAACTGGCCGAACCGGCGCGCAGAGGAAATCTTCGCGCTGACCGGCATCAAGAGCCGCTTCTGGGTCGGCCCGGGCGAAGGCACTTTGAGCCTGGCGACAAAAGCCGTGCGCGATCTCCTGCAGCAAACCAATACGACGATCCATGACATGGACCTCGTGATCGCCGCCACCGGCACGCCCGATATCTCCACGCCGTCGCTCGCGAGCCGCGTTGCTGTTGCCGTTGCAGAAGACGGCGTGCGGCCATCGCTTGCGGCCTACGACATGGGCGCCGCCTGCTCTGGTTATCTCTACGCCCTGCAACAGGCCTACGACTTCATCGCCCAGCAGAACGACGCCAAGGTGCTGATCGTCACCTCAGAGGTGCTGTCGCCGCTGCTCGACATGAGCGACTTCTCCACCGCCATCCTGTTCGGCGATGCGGCCACCGCCTGCCTGGTAACCAGCCGCGACATGGCGCGCAATCCGCTGTTCGCAGCTAGCCGCCCGGTCATCAACGGCCGTCCGGAGCCAGGCGATCTCCTTTACGTGCCGCTGCCGGACAAGGGTGTCATTTCCATGAACGGGCGCTCGGTCTTCACCGAAGCCGTTCATTCCATGTCGCGCTCGATTGAGGACGCTTGCGTCGACGCCGGGCTGGAGCTTGCCAATCTCGACCTTCTGGTGCCGCATCAGGCCAACCAGCGCATCATCGACACCATCGCCAAGCGCAGCGGTCGTCCGGCGCTGAGTGTCATCGAGAACTACGGCAACACCAGCTCATCGAGCATCCCGCTCGCCATGATGCATGTGGCCAAGGAACGCTCCGAGCCGCTCAACCTCGGTCTCGTCGCCTTCGGCGGCGGCATGACCTCCGGCGCGGCCATCGTCCGCACGATCAAATAG
- a CDS encoding PspA/IM30 family protein, whose amino-acid sequence MAQTPSPSHRSLLRYELVPNDAARQALDETFAAYGQMMAILAEIASDKAGANLVLLHELAYETIRERTGLPARQVTLGLRDFAAKRGGTADVSRLPLDEKLFAIKGPSDLTISTVRGRVAVPFDVAGYFKGWESVFPAYLIADGGHYQIHIGVTPNSPRTEENSMTNEGILSRMGRLIAGLANTAIDKVEGANKVAVIEQALREIDAAADEARADLGKARAEEYRIQSRRTEIADDLTALDEKIRLAVSASRDDLAKAGVARQIDLEAQIAALDKALADAHEQIDEGQKALQAILATRREAEARLADFKRSLARHAPEEAAGGKPHATPGAGAARAAAAVSRLTGVPAGEPATSAELDELDRLHREQAIEARLARFKANDQ is encoded by the coding sequence ATGGCACAGACACCCAGTCCATCACACCGATCGCTCCTGCGTTACGAACTCGTTCCCAACGACGCGGCACGACAGGCATTGGACGAGACCTTCGCCGCATACGGGCAGATGATGGCGATTCTTGCCGAGATCGCCTCGGACAAGGCCGGGGCCAACCTCGTTCTCCTTCATGAACTTGCCTATGAAACCATCCGCGAACGCACCGGTTTGCCCGCCCGTCAGGTGACGCTGGGCTTGCGTGATTTCGCGGCCAAACGCGGCGGGACGGCCGATGTCAGCCGTTTGCCGCTCGATGAAAAACTCTTTGCCATCAAGGGTCCGTCGGACCTGACAATCTCGACGGTGCGCGGCCGTGTCGCCGTGCCCTTCGACGTGGCCGGTTATTTCAAGGGGTGGGAGAGTGTCTTTCCCGCCTATCTGATCGCCGATGGCGGCCACTATCAGATTCACATCGGCGTAACGCCAAACTCCCCCCGAACGGAGGAAAACAGCATGACGAATGAAGGCATTCTTTCCCGCATGGGACGGCTGATCGCCGGCCTCGCAAATACGGCCATCGACAAGGTGGAAGGCGCAAACAAGGTCGCAGTCATCGAACAGGCGCTGCGTGAAATCGACGCTGCCGCCGACGAAGCCCGCGCTGATCTCGGCAAGGCACGCGCCGAGGAATACCGCATCCAGAGCCGCCGCACCGAAATTGCCGACGATCTTACAGCTCTCGACGAAAAGATCCGGCTTGCGGTCTCCGCCAGCCGCGACGACCTCGCCAAGGCCGGCGTCGCCCGCCAGATCGATCTCGAAGCCCAGATCGCCGCGCTCGACAAAGCGCTGGCCGATGCACACGAGCAGATCGACGAGGGCCAGAAGGCACTACAGGCCATTCTTGCCACCCGCCGCGAGGCCGAAGCCCGCCTGGCCGATTTCAAGCGCAGCCTTGCCCGCCACGCGCCGGAGGAAGCAGCCGGCGGCAAGCCGCATGCGACGCCCGGCGCCGGCGCCGCCCGCGCAGCAGCTGCGGTCTCTCGCCTGACCGGCGTGCCGGCGGGCGAACCCGCAACCAGTGCCGAGCTCGACGAACTCGACCGCCTGCACCGGGAACAGGCCATCGAAGCGCGACTTGCCCGTTTCAAGGCAAACGATCAGTAA
- a CDS encoding OB-fold-containig protein translates to MHLFLAPECAPFAIAAMILIGLTAIEILSMLVGFSLSEMIGKPHFDGHDGVVAGLLSWINLGGVPLLILIMLLLGIFAITGFAVQTVADLVWTPLPAIVAVLPAAVLTVPLVRGSTRTIARLIPRDETYVVDAGDFVGLTAKITIGPLDQGLPGRVSVKDVYGNWHQLRASAAKGEGPLGVGTKVLLVDRKADIFIAVPAPSDLIGSDAQSPTEQHQ, encoded by the coding sequence ATGCACCTTTTCCTCGCACCCGAATGCGCCCCGTTTGCAATCGCGGCGATGATCCTGATCGGCCTGACCGCCATTGAGATTCTCTCCATGCTGGTCGGCTTCTCCTTGAGCGAAATGATCGGCAAGCCGCATTTCGATGGTCATGACGGCGTTGTCGCCGGCCTGCTCTCCTGGATCAATCTCGGCGGCGTGCCGCTGTTGATCCTGATCATGCTGCTGCTCGGCATCTTCGCCATCACAGGCTTTGCCGTGCAGACGGTCGCCGACCTCGTCTGGACGCCGCTGCCGGCAATCGTTGCAGTGCTTCCCGCTGCCGTTCTCACCGTCCCGCTGGTGAGAGGCTCAACCCGCACCATCGCGCGGCTTATTCCGCGCGATGAAACCTATGTCGTCGATGCCGGCGATTTCGTTGGCCTTACCGCCAAAATCACCATCGGACCGCTGGACCAGGGTCTACCCGGCCGCGTCTCTGTCAAGGACGTGTATGGCAATTGGCATCAGCTGCGCGCCAGCGCCGCCAAAGGCGAAGGCCCCCTTGGCGTCGGCACCAAAGTTCTTCTTGTCGACCGCAAGGCCGACATCTTCATCGCAGTTCCCGCCCCATCGGACCTTATCGGTTCCGATGCTCAATCCCCTACGGAGCAACACCAATGA